Below is a genomic region from Rosa chinensis cultivar Old Blush chromosome 5, RchiOBHm-V2, whole genome shotgun sequence.
TACACACACAAAAACAATTATTATAATCTCTTTTCTTGCATGTTAAACTTAAAACGGTGGTAATATATAGGTGCTCTTACCTCTTCCTGTACATGTTTCTGCATTGCATTAAGCGCATCAACTACTCCTGCTTTTATCTAGACTTTGTTAGGAGTTATCTTGAACGACATCTTATCAGGAGTCTCATCATTTCCTGGTACATGAAACAAGCAGAATAATAAGTACAAACTCATGGAGAACTATATTTACgtgtaagaaaagaaaacataaacaaaaagaaTTGGAGACTTTACCTATAAATTCAATACTTGTGGTCCTAGAATCCCAAGCAGCAGCAACACATTCCTCACAAAAAAGGGCCAAAGTAGTTGTTCCCATAGCCAGCTCCTTTATCTCTCGCTGTCGAGAATTCTATTCTCTGTTATCCAACTTCAGTGATAAACAAACAGATGCATCAGAAAACGAAGAAGCTATATATTCATGGTGATCGAGAAAATACGGATGCATGCAATCTTTCTCATTATTGTTGTTTtcaacatatgattaaaatcaaaatcaatgtGTTTAAGGTCGCATATATGTTTCCAGGCTTTTGAGATTTCAACTAAGAAAAACTAAAGAAGTAAAAGATATATATGATGAAAGTTTTGAAACGGTTTGTGCAAAACTACCATAAAAAAGTACGGGTGTTAATCTCCTGTCTAGAATTTCAAATTTAGATGAGGAATTACCTATATATTTTGAGAATTCTAGAAAATAGTTTACAGTTATAGCAAAACAAAAGAACTGCAAccaagcaaaaaaaataaaaataaaaataaaaataattgttgttagggctcgtgctgataacgtgtttaagaataaaggattcgagagagattgatgagagaattgtgtatatcattattgagaataggagctctatatatagggattacaaagtatatGTTCTAATAGTATAAGGAAAAgtattccgaataggactaggaattctagaacattctctccgattacaatcatggaactaatcttagtttgattaggcacacataagtcgatttccttcaacactgtTAAAGCATCGATGGAGTTATATAAAGGTACGCATCCATCCTTTAGCACGCAACAAACTGCAAGACAACACAAAAAAACACTAGTGTAAATAAGACCTTTAAAAATATGGTATTTCCGACAAACATATCGtttaaaaaaattgatattATAGTTACTGATTTATATTAGATAGTTATGTTGAGTGATTaattagagagaaagagaatagagagatgtATTACCCTTTAGGGCTCCACCAGTACATGGTTCATAAAACCCAGCGTCAAGTAAACATCGTATAGCAACATCTTCAGCTTCTCCAACACACATGTTGAGTAGAATGAAATTGCAGCGTATGCTGACAATATCAAGTAGACAACAAAAAATTCAgaggaagaaattgaaaaactgaTGTGTGAGTGTGATTTTGAAAAAGCACATACAATTGCTTTAATATCTTAAGAGCATAAAACCTCCCAGTCCCGCATGCTTGGTAATTCTCCACTGATTTCAATTCAGTGGGAGGAAATGGATGAGCGTGCCACATATCAAAGCGTTCCTATAGCCAATAGATTAAGAATAAAAGATATGAGGATAGGTAAAGGAATGAAAACTTTTCAAAGTTTACAtgattaattttataactagaAACCTACCAATGTTTCAACCCATCCAGTGATGAGGCACTCAGTTTCGTCATCCAAACGAACTAATTTTCTGAACACAACAAATGAAACATTGAGAACAGAAAAGGGTTTCTCTTTGTCTAGTCTCTTCTTGACCTGTGTTATACACACACAAAAACAATTATTATAATCTATTTTTTTGCATGTTATACTTAAAACTGTGGTAATATATAGGTGCTCTTACCTTTTCCTGTACATGTTTCTGCATTGCATTAAGCGCATCAACTACTCCTGCTTTTATCCAGACTTTGTTAGGAGTTATCTTGAACATCTTATCAGGAGTCTCATCATTTCCTGGTACATGAAACAAGCAGAATAATAAGTACAAACTCATGGAGAACTATATTTACgtgtaagaaaaaaaaacagaaacaaaaagtaTTGGAGACTTTACCTATAAATTCAATACTTGTGGTCCTAGAATCTCAAGCAACAACAACACATTCCTCACAAAAAAGGGCCAAAGTAGTTGTTCCCATAGCCAACTCCTTTATCTCTCGCTGTCGAGAATTCTATTCTCTGTTATCCAACTTCAGTGATAAACAAACAGATGCATCAGAAAAACGAAGAAGCTATATATTCGTGGTGATCGAGAAAATACAGATGCATGCAATCTTTCTCATTATTGTTGTTTtcaacatatgattaaaatcaaaatcaatgtGTTTAAGGTCGCTTATATGTTTCCAGGCTTTTGAGATTTCAACTAAGAAAAACTAAAGAAGTAAAAGATATAATTATTATTAAAGAACGTCTTATAAGGATATTGTTGTTTGTAATGGACCTCTTATAAGGATAatcttgtcacgccccgaattttgaataaataaattcaaatccgaaacgcaaaAACTCAACAATCACAAGAAGACACTTAAAATTTTTTTCAATCAAAtcaagcaactaaacaaactgagctaacaatgtcaataccgactcgttctttagagtcacatattgcATTccgagagtttacaaattaaactgaataacaattcaataagtaaatgcacccaccacactcactacacagcggaagactaaaaccaaagCACCATACTACGTCCAAGCTACAGCAGCAACATCACCTTAGCTTCCACGACTGTTACGCccacctgcacaataaaccctacaccatggaatagtacACAGGGATTGTAAACAACAAACCCAataagctttttaagcccgtatgagtaaactcaaataaagtgactcacgtcacgcatgcttataatttctcaactcgtgagaagaattaaagcaacaatatttaattccacaaaatacATGCTTTCACTATCTTAGCCTaacaaaaacaatatgcaattatcacaacaaaaacgtcaagttcaaattaaataataacatgctcaataatttcaacccaactaaaaacccacatgctctgtctctcaattcattttatctTATTTCCCACAATCTCCAATTATACAAATAACTCCCAATATTTTAAACATTTTACGTACCCACAATCTACCAGATCACCATTCCTTTGCCTCAACGGCACAACCAGGAAATCATACTCATTTCCCTCAACATAACGCGGTTGCCAAAATTATGCCATCCCAACTTATTTTCCAATTACTacagatcacaacccacaactgtacccacaataagaattaagcaaaatcagtaatccctgcatagaaacttagtttaggagatcacatgaaaacaaacaaaagaattcatagtaatccctgcatataacttagttcaggagatcacatgaaaacaaacaaaagaattcatagtaatccctgcatatagtttagttcaggagattacttaaaaatcaaacaatacaaaatgcagtaatccctgcatagaaatttagttcaggagattacttaaaaatcaatcatagaagagaaaaagaaaccaaacaatagaaatgaaaaaggaaattaattaaagaaatcaacaaCTCATGCTAAAACCAAGACTTCACCCTTCAACTCCGAATACACCATCTCACAAAATAACTCgtttcaaaactcgacatcgttacctcaatcgtagcccgtcaccgCCTAGGGTTATGGCATCCGATACACTCACCttaatcgtagcccgtcacccTCCCAGGGTTATGGCATCTGATACACTCAACCAATCGTAGGCCGTCATCTGCCTAAGATTAGAGCATCCGATTCCCTCAACCAATCGATTAGAGCATCCGATTCCCTCAACCAATCGTAGCCCATCATCCACCTAAGGTTAGAGCATCTGATTCCCTCAACTAATCCTAACCCATCATCCGCCTAAGATTAGAGCATCTGATTCCCTCAACTAATTGTAGCCCATCATCCGCCTAAGATTAGAGCATCCGATTCCCTCAACCAATCGATTAGAGCATCCGATTCCCTCAACCAATCGTAGCCCATCATCCACCTAAGGTTAGAGCATCCGATTCCCTCAACTAATCATAACCCATCATCCGCCTAAGATTAGAGCATCTGATTCCCTCAACTAATTGTAGCCCATCATCCGCCTAAGATTAGAGCATCAAATTCCCTCATACCGGTCACTACATCGACCCTAAATCCAAAATTCGTAACATACAGGATAGCTTTCTCACCACATGTTCAACAATTCATTATTCAATAGCTTACATGCGGAAATAAAAGCTTGAATAATAATCAATCCATTCCAATCATCTCATCACTCGATAACACGCCAATCAATacatatattccacgtaaatatatatatatatatatacacgtagtcattcaTGCAGGAATGaccattaataccaactatagttttataaattatacttctcgaaatcattttatatcaaaacattgttttaacttatccatgaaccgttgtcgatcaagttcatatattttaaaacaaataatttattttgataaatatgattttgcatgctaacaattaaatctactaaattaaacataactaatttatcgaccgaaacaccgtgagatttactaacctccaaatcctgctgcatcttcacacaaaccaagacaagcacaaatcgtccaaactccgctcacacaattttgtcaatcacctaatcatatcaaggtcacactcagtacaacacaaatcacacaattcacaaaacacaattacacgacgatccaacagtcggatcctcatccgagacaATCCAACgtcttcggaacacttctaagatcaataaatcaaaactacaagtcgatcggacggccaaatcctcacggatcgaacatcaatcgaaccgaaaaccctaaactttgaaaattcataacttgctcatacgatttccaaaaattacaaactatatgtcaaaatgctcgtatcgacgagtagatcaaaaTCAGGAATAGAAACTGTCCCTAGGATGGCCGGAAGcagccggaaaacaccaccacagtggcggcccTGCCGCCcacccaaagtcaaaatttgacaaaacatccaacacaaaagatcttcatctcaactccaattataactttcataactagcacaaggTTTGAATAGAAGCCatatggccggaatttacctcgcaatctCTGAAactcgatgaaccctagaatcacaatcttcaaaatttgacctccacactttgaatcgttgcaagctgTCTTGGGTATAGAATCTACATCTTCTGGGCTAGAAAAGCCCTCAAGGATCAAGAGctacggtggccggaggagggagaacccATGGGGGCGATTTTAACGTCGGCAGCTCCACTTCTCGGCCTTGTACCGCCGTGTACGGTGCTTCCCACGACGAATCACCACTacagacgtgtagaggggattgaggcgagcAGGATTCCTTTTGGAAACCTCtgattggtggccggacggtgAAGGAATCGACCGGCGAAGGGAGAGGGCGAAACTGGCTcgggaccgaagagagagaaaaagtttcccTTTTCGGAaacttctgatttttttcctatttaaccaaaatggaaacttttccaaacgtcataacttcttcatatgaactccgattttcgagttccgcatatccacgaactcgtatcgacgcgctctacaactttaatgaaggaagttctcacagaatctaaatgtataaaaagtcaaacttcgtaaccccctaaaacgggcacttcgaataattattcgtccgaaaataattccactccaccctcgaaccacaaaatcgtacaaacgaacactttattaatcccaggaaacatttaggaattaataacaaattttcaaGGTCTTAcattctaccctccttaaagaaatttcgtcccgaaatttaagcACACTACCCAACAATCAGGTAAGGCTAACTCGTTCTCAAATCTAGTCCACGCTCCCCTGCAAGTAATGCTCTCCCCATGAAGCCTCCATAAGATATTGAGCAAGTCGCTTTCCCTCCATCCAAGTTGCTTTGTAATCTCGCTGGAATACAATCCGATACCAACAATGGTCGCATCAACATCCCTTCTAACTGTACCACGATCAAACACACTGATACCAGTACAATACCGAGCATCACCACACTACGACACTTTACCACCCCACTTGATGGTAAATCAATCATTTCATGAATCAAAACTCTGCAATTGCAGCACATCACACAGACAAAACAACAGTCCAAAATCCTATCCTCACAACAGTATCTACATCACTTCGCCAATCAAACAACCCCagcattacaagaattgaaaacaacAACATCATTTCAAATCATTGAATTAACAGATATATTTATCACAGTGAAACAATTCCGAATCACAAGGAAGTTGTTTCACCAAATCACGACTACACCATGGTCTCAATCACCATCGATATAAGGCATGCACAATCACTCATCAATTCCTACCATCTCATAACCAAAATCACAGTAAGGTCTACCTCAGCTAACCTACACATAAGTCATCACAAGGAATTCCACACACATAATCAGCAATACCGAAATGTCTACCTCATCAAAAATCAGAGAAGCAGCATTCCACAATCATTCCCAATACCATACCAAGAATTCAAACCACACACAAGGTCAGCATAGATACCTCGGAGTCACCTTAAACACATAATAGTATGTTGAAAAAGCTCCATTAAGACAGCACGCAATTAAACAAGATAATTATCCCCTGATAAGCACCTTCCACCCAATACCTCTGCCAATCCAACTTAGGAAGGCACAACTACACTCGATCAATACTTGTACCGACTTTACATACAAGCATAGGTCAAACGCCATGACCCCAACAGCCAAACGACTACTCTGCACAAAAGGATACGATTTTCCATGAAAACCATCCTCGACCACTCCACCAGAGTTTAATCCAGAGGTTCcaattcctcaaaagactacaaCTCAAAGAAGTTACACCAAGCTCCTACACTTCACTTATAGAGCTGACCTATGCTCTGACGAATTAACGCTCTAGACGACACCTAACACTCCACAAACCCAATGACTATGTCAATATCGAAGAGTATATGagggggatccgctgcagatgggccatcactcgagtagtactgactgtcaccaaatatgtaccttacgctctgataccaaactgtcacgccccgaattttgaataaataaattcaaatccgaaattcGAAAACTCAACAATCTCAAGAAGACAGTTAGAACAGAATTATGGTACTTCATTCTCATTCTCGAAGTCTGCCTCTCCAAGGTCCCTATCCAACATAACCCTTCTGCAGAAGCATTTGTCACAAAAACAATATCAGGTTAAGTTCTaatcaattcatcattcatTCGATTCCAAAATATATAGGATAGGTCATTGGATATAAGTTGTATACCAACAAATGCAGCAAGTCCAACTCTAATAGCCAATCTAACGAATTATTTGAAAACCATGATTTCGCAAGAGAAACTCCCAAACAGATCTTGCTTTGACAAATTCATCCAAAGATAGAAATCACACCCCTTTTTATGCTTTAAATGCTTTAGCTGATGTTGAAAATTATAGTTTGTTGCTTTTGTTTAATAAAATCCAAATGAGAGATGTATGTTTGTGTAATGGAAGTGGATATTTTGTGGCTAATAAGAATGGTGTGGTTGCTTATATTACGGGCACAATGACCCTTAAGTTTGGCTTGTAATGGGCATGATGACCCAATTTCCCCAGGGAAGC
It encodes:
- the LOC112203748 gene encoding uncharacterized protein LOC112203748; the protein is MSLYLLFCLFHVPGNDETPDKMFKITPNKVWIKAGVVDALNAMQKHVQEKVKKRLDKEKPFSVLNVSFVVFRKLVRLDDETECLITGWVETLERFDMWHAHPFPPTELKSVENYQACGTGRFYALKILKQFIRCNFILLNMCVGEAEDVAIRCLLDAGFYEPCTGGALKVCCVLKDGCVPLYNSIDALTVLKEIDLCVPNQTKISSMIVIGENVLEFLVLFGILFLILLEHILCNPYI